In Anopheles bellator chromosome 2, idAnoBellAS_SP24_06.2, whole genome shotgun sequence, the genomic stretch ACTCTCTTATCATGGTTGGTACTTATCTCTAACGTTAAAAGATGGCGGGGTGCTAACCAGGCTACACTCCTCATAAAATCAGCTGTTTCTTCGTATATCCGTTCCGAATCAGATTTTTCAGTTGAGACGATAATTCCGAAAGACATCAACTCGTGAGTAGAATTAAAATACCGCCATGgtaaatttgatttgtttagaCAGACCACAATCGTTTTcaaatgaaagaaacaaaataccGGCAGGGCTTACTGAGGTGTCGGCAGTTTAACACGCAAATATGAATAGCGAcatcgaaatttaattttcgatCTACGCTGCCACTGCCAACAATCCTGTGCTGTGTGCCTGCAAAAATGTATTCCAATCAACCGGCTGATGAAAATGACCCTTTTGAACGTACAATCGAGTGTGAGTCTTCGGAAAGTTTCTCGCCTCAGCGTTTCGAGCACACTGTCAGCGGCAGCCACGATGCCGCCAGATGGCCAGTGGATGATTGTGATAACATTATTGTTGTAGCACAATGATAACAACCGCAACGGGGCGCAAAATTGATAAATCCGACACCACCGGCACGAacgtcacgcacgcacggcgcCATGTGATGGATGAGGGTGAAAAAATAGTcagtggcaaaaaaaacggcaaacaaagcACGTGGTCGGtgcgaaatgtttttgtttgcttcgacCGGGCGGACCAAAACAAAGATAaatcaccaacacaccgaaGCCAGTCGGGGAGGGCCATGACTTTCGAATGCATCAGCCGCACCATGCTCGAAGGACGCTGAAAGTGAAAGGACTTAACTCGATTTGGGTTCATTCAGGGCTGCTATTGCTTCGCCCAACAATGGGTGCTTAATAGAGTAGCCGACCCCGAGTCAGTTTCGATTGGCTTTAATTGCTCGAGAATTCTTTTCTCGAACCGGCGGAAACGTTGTCGGCGGAGTTCGCGTCGTGCTCGAGGTCAATAAACTGGAGCAATCGTTAGACACGGGCGAACGGAACTAATACAAATCGGAGAGCACGAAttctcacgcacgcacacactcctGCACACATGCTTGCGGACACGCACGAACGGCGGAGACGTTATCGcccagtttgtttgtttgccgtcaATTTATTCCGCTCACGCTGGACGATATGGCTCAATTAAACCAATTCTTGGCGGAAACGGATTACTAACTGATCAACTGCTCCACAGACTGATaatgcgtctccatcgataTCGCGTCCAGCGGGCGCGCGGCACGGTGAAACATTGGTAACTAATAAATAGGTCGCACGGTAACTTACATCGTTGCTCGCGGACTAACACTGGACCGACGGCCCGGGACCCCGGGTCGCGGTTTCTCCACCGGATATCACAGtatcagcaaaaaaaaactcggcTTAGCAGCGGGCAGCAGCGGAACCGTGTGTTTTGACAGCGTAAttcgaatgtaaacaacacTCCACCACCGTGCGCGCACACGTTCACCGTTTACCAACGgacaacggcacggcaccacTACCAGCGGAGCGACACTGGGCGCCTGAGAAAAGTGTCCGTAGAGACCGACTTCACGACTGCGACTGCGCCAACCGGCTGGTCAGCTGTCTTGGGCGACCGTGAAGGACTAGCACCGGTTGCGACACGAGCCCCGCGCGGCCAACGTGCTGCGGCGTGTTTTGAAAGTGCAACGGTTGCACAACTTGCACTGGCTGCGTGCAAGCCCTTCAAGCAGGGCAAGAAAATCACACCGATAATCCGTTAGAAATTGTCTTCCGTTTTACCGTGGACAAAGTATGCCTGGACCACGGTTGGCGCGCGTTTGGTGCCGAATTGGCGGGAACCGATGCAAAACGTGCCTTTGATTTTTGAATGGGAGGCAGGCCAGCTGTATGACAACGGTATCAATATAACGCGGTAacgaaataaatgtaaaataagAGAATATTGACAGAACATTTTCTAATAAGTACTTCTAACTAGATTTTATTGTTAAAAACGataataacatttttttaaatacttgAACGTTCAAGAAATGTATGATTTATGGGCCCCATAGTCTCGCTTATGCTTCGGCACGTACGTGATCAAAATTCAATATATTTCCCACGAACACATTTAATGGTTGTTTTACCAAAAACCTGTGAGTGTGATGCATTTAAGCTTTTATTAGCCACCTTTCCGAGCTTGTCGTCGGTTCAATTTTATCTTATCTTGTCCAACCATGAGATATTCTCCGAGGATCGACAGATAATGTTGGACTTCGAAAACGCCATACTTACCACAAAACTTTGTGTCACATTTTCTACTGATTACTACGACTTCTCGCCGTACTTGACCTCCTTTTTGTTGGCGGACCGGCCAAAATTGGCTGTTTCTTATCGTTTTGCAAATGGTTTGCATCGTGATTActgaaaagcaaaataaatcccaCCATCCGTCGGTTACAACAATTTTTCAGGCGACGATTGTGATATTGTCTAAAGTAGATGCAACACACAGCCTCTACAGGGTGCAATCATTGGTGTAGCTGTTTCTATCTCGGCTCTTTCTTTATACCTTGCACACAAAACATAACCTATTCATTTGCCTTTTACTTTGCTGCTCTTGGAGCACATCACATAACTTCCCACCTACGCCACGCTAACGATAAGGATGATGCTGCTTTTTGAAGTGGAGAAGTCTGTCGACATTTTCCAAGCGCCCTCCGGCACCGAACGTCCTATTCCTACGATCCACATCCGATAACAATAACCCGCGTTCGATGGTTGGCTTTCTGCTCCTGCGATTCATTGGTGTGACCGTCACCGTCACTCGCCACTATAATCTCTTTTTACACATCCTTCATCCATTTACACACCCTCTCGTCGCCAATGAAGTGAAGGCACTAGTTGGAAGATCAACCCCAAAGTTTCCCATTCTTGCGCCACATAACCCGGACGCTACGACGGAATGGTAAACCCTCCGAGACGTTGCTTTGTGGTGAACGTTTACCGTCGACATGGGAGCACCTTTTAGCCGAGTAAAACTTTGcgcatcatgctgctgctcggttcAGCGCCTGCATCCGAAGAGCTCGTGTCGGCGACGCACCTGcggatgattgattttgtttaatGTCCATCTGTCCATGTGCCTGTGTGCTGCATAGTATACATACTTGGAAGAGCACAAATACTGCAGCAGCGGAATACGATATTTGCCACAAAAGTCGACAAACTTGATGTGCTCCACACGGTTGTCGAAAAACACTCctgcaaaatggcaaacaacaaaccgttGTGAGATCCACTGATCAATACGACGGACTTCAGCTGCTTATCGGTGGAAGTATTTCTTACCCTTGCAGTTGGGATTAACACAGCAGTTGGCAGTTTGCAGGTACTCAATCAGCATACGCGGCAAATCGTCCGGCCCATAGCGAATGGCACAGGATTTCACGGTACGCCCGGCAAGCTCCAGCAGACTGGGAGGATTCAGTGTCATATCCTTGACGAAACGCACGACCAATGGATTGTCTCGCAAACTTAGCTAAAAGagaggaaaaccgaaaccgttaCAAGAATCGAAAGTGCAAAATTGATTCTTATCTCGTGGATCCCGTTCCCTTCGAATCTGTTTGTACCAGAATCAATCGCTAGCGATCGGCGCTGATCGCCAGAGGACAATTGGCGATCGCGTAATTGCCCCTGTTGTTAATCGCAATACAAAATCTGCGCTCGGTGTCTTATCAGCAGGCGTCAACTTTGTCAACCATCCATGGCTCCGTCCAAGAATGACGCCTCATCAAAAGCGCACTTGAACTTCGTTCGTTCTTGTGTAATTTATGACGCAAATTTAGAAACAGTTTCCTGTTTACCAATTGATTGGAAAGAATCTAGGGATGAAAGGGGGGCAATCGATAGTGCAAGCTTTTCGTAACATTGTTCTTATCCTGAATGGTACTCGCTGTGCCAGCATGACTTGCAAGAAAACCACTCTCGTATAATTACATTTGATTGACAATTTGATTTTGCTCGTAATTGTGTCACACTGGTGAGCGATGCACCAAACTGCATGTACGGCTAAgacggaaaagaaagaaacccaGCCGAAGCCCGCTAACCACCCTGCAGTGGCCAGAGGTGGTTATCTTGAAAAACGTTGCCTTTCGCGGAAGACCCTGAAGAGGCTCTTATCGCATCACACGGTAACTTGAACGACGACATTTAGCGAACGCGATCCTGGATGGAACAAAACCCCACTTAGTGCATGGGCTTAGCAGAGTTTGTTAACGGAGCACTTGTCGAGTGTCGGTAAGCATTGTGACAAGGATCAGCGCTAAATGAGGTCAAGATGATCTAACTAGCCTATTCACTCCGTAGCCCACTTCGCTAAACGATCGTCACTCACCTCGGTTAGGTTTTTCAACGTTATGATTTCCCGTGGCAGATGTCGCAGCTGGTTCttgtgcagcagcagagacTTTAGGTTCACCAGGCGTGCGATGGACGCAGGCAGCGCCTCGATCTGATTATCACAAAGGACGAGCGCATGCAGATGGTTCAGCAGGCCAACGGTTTCCGGAATCTCGCTGATCATGTTGCCACCGAGGGACAGTAGTTGCAAgctgaaaaatggaaacgacgCCTTAGAAAGCAAATCTAATGAGAACACACAAAACGGTTTAATTGTCCGCCATTCTCCGCAACCCTATTGGTGGGCCATTCTTAAAATTGGTCGGCCATTCTCGCATGGAGTTACTTGTTTCTTTGGTTTCGCTACACATTCGAAGGGTACACGAAGTGATGACATTCAAACTGTACCGCATTAGTGAAACGCCCGTGTAGCTTATGATCTACAACCGTGCCGCTTGGTCCGATAACGGAGTATCTCTCGGTATCTCCGCCGACAGATAAACGAATTGGCCGATCGCCCATTTACTTCGACCCTCTTCCAATAATCTGCGTCACATACAGCTGGCTGTTGTTCCATGGGCCGGTtgtcgccggccggctcgtATCTTCCGTGGGAAGACTAAAGTTCACGCAGCGTCGAAACGACAAGCGCGtagcataataaaaaaaatggttcacgtTGCTAGGCCCAACGCCACTGAACATCGAGCTCTTTTGCGTCCTGAGCGCAAACACAAAAGTGCAAACTCACGCGTCGGCCGATTGCACCAAATTTGCACACGGCCCATCGGGCGCGCCTTGGCGGCCGTTTGCTGTCGTCTCGTTCTAGAGCTAGAGCTACTTACTGCTGCAGCTTCCAGATGTCCTTCGACACGTTCGTGATCTGATTGCCACCGAGGTACAGATACTTGAGGGAGCGCAGTTCGACTATCTGCTCGGGAAAGTGCTCGAACCGGTTGCCGCTCAGATTCAGCTCCTTCAGGCCGCTGCCGACCGTCGCAAGGAGCGACTTCGGTAGCGACTTGTCCGTCAAAAGATTGTTCTTCACGATGAGCGTCGTCAGCTGGCACTGCGTGATCACGTCCGGAAGCCTCTCGAGCTGGTTGTTGCTCAGGTCCAGCACCCGGAGGTTCGTAAAGTCCGTCAGCGAAGACGGAACGCGCACCAGCTTGTTGTGGTTCAGCAGCACGGTCTCGACATCTTCCGCCAGCTTCTTCGACTTTGACACGCGCAACAGATCGTCGTCCAGGTGCCGCTTGTTCGAATGGCCCAAGTCAACGGTTTTCTGCTCGCGCGAATCACTGTCGCAGCTGTCGGACGTGTAAACGACATCCATTCTGCTGTCCACTGACCTACGATACCGGAAGGCTGGCAACACCTGTGTTTGGCTGATGTAGTGCCACAGCAGCGGCCcctatttgttgttttccaatttcgcgCCCTGTTGATGTCTACTCGGCGggattgttttgctgtttaccaccgacaccgacgcgACACACAATCTAAAGGCAGCTCATACGTTGCTGATGCAGGGGATGTTGCCTGTAAAGGTTCAAATTCGAAAAAAGGTATAAATAAGCATATGGCGCACCAGTTGACTGTTCCGACCGCGACCAGGCTACGGTACAATCACTGCGAAATCGCTGGGGCgtgaaacaaacgaagaagaagctggcGTGAGGATGGTTCTACGATGAAAATAGAACAACCGATAAATAAACACGAAAAAGCCAGCCCTGAATCCACTTGCGATACGTAATCGGCACGTAACTTCTTGAACTCAAATAGATGGCCACTAATATTGGCATCAGGAAAAGGGGCAGGCAAAAGAATCTCTTAAACACGGCCCCACAGTGGCACGGGCAcagcgcaccggaaacgataaagtggcagaaaaatgtgtaaatttcTTCAACGCGTCGTTGGCGCGCACGCACCGCGCTCTCCCTCGCGACACAGTGCCACTCTGCGATGGTTCCGTCGTGAGGCGACTATCTGGCAGGCGATAACAGAACACTTGCGCGGTTAGCGATTGCTTGGCCCGCGGTCACTGTTGCTGGTAGCCCCCACAAATTATTTCTTCGATACAGAACCTACGGTTCGGTGGTCGTTCTTAGCGAATCTAGTCCTGTCTTTAACGGGCCGGATTCGTTGGAGGAGCCTTCAGCTGTTCGATACCCAGCAGCTCAATCTGCGACACAAACTTACTTCAACTCCTTGATGGAGGCGAGTGACGGAATTCGTTGTCTGCCGCGCGCTCGAACCGCAAGCCGCTTATCAGTGCACCCGTTGCTCCCCAGCCGGACCGTGCTAGCGCATTACCCCAGTgccagagcgagcgagagaggtaCGCAAGGACAGAGTATCTCGCGCAACGCACGACGCACGTCCGAGTGTGGCCCGCGACCGCTAGCCCAAGCAACTTCCAATCGACTGATAGCTCGGCGACCGGGAGCGATCATTTGTGGCGTTCCCCCAACGGAGCGCGGCCAATTTCGCACACACCGTTGAATCTTacttttcttcctctctctctctttctctctctaacTCGGTTCCAGTTTGGGTGATAAGCAAAGGCAAGGGTATGATAGTAATCCTGCCATCTAACAGGCACGACTAAAACGTGTGTTCACTGCCATTACAACTTGTTGCCATTGTGTGAGCGTTCGCAACCCAACAACGCCATCGGGTCACGGgagcgagtgtgtgtgtgggggggggggggggagagagagagagcgcgtttCTATTGGCCTTCTGGCACCGATTTCTCTTCCGCGCAGCCACTGAATGCCTACATTTCAATTGTCTTAATCGGTATAAATTAACAACCATCGGCAGTCATCAACGCCGTGGCGCTCTGCGTCCATCCAAGGACACGAAATACTGTGGCAGGTCAAATATACATTTCCTTCGCCAATAGTCTTACTCTGCATATTTTAAAGAAATCGCCACAACTGGAACAGAAGCAATTATGGAACAGACGACGAGAATGGCGGACACTGAATGATGGGTGAAATGAAGCTGGAAAGCTCagccaaaaat encodes the following:
- the LOC131212042 gene encoding leucine-rich repeat-containing protein 58, producing the protein MDVVYTSDSCDSDSREQKTVDLGHSNKRHLDDDLLRVSKSKKLAEDVETVLLNHNKLVRVPSSLTDFTNLRVLDLSNNQLERLPDVITQCQLTTLIVKNNLLTDKSLPKSLLATVGSGLKELNLSGNRFEHFPEQIVELRSLKYLYLGGNQITNVSKDIWKLQHLQLLSLGGNMISEIPETVGLLNHLHALVLCDNQIEALPASIARLVNLKSLLLHKNQLRHLPREIITLKNLTELSLRDNPLVVRFVKDMTLNPPSLLELAGRTVKSCAIRYGPDDLPRMLIEYLQTANCCVNPNCKGVFFDNRVEHIKFVDFCGKYRIPLLQYLCSSKCVADTSSSDAGAEPSSSMMRKVLLG